Proteins found in one Spirosoma rhododendri genomic segment:
- a CDS encoding alpha/beta fold hydrolase yields MTMHYIRRGTGKPLLLLHGLGSSLKVWDLIVNELATQRDVIALDLPGFGQSPALPGEVSIPTLADAVTDFLTQHQLLGIDAVGNSMGARLVLELGRRGQVVGSVVALDPGGFWQGWQVAYFYHSVRLSAQLSRLIQPILPPLVNNPLSRTVLFAQFSAHPWTIPSQVALHEFREFLPTPSFTRLLDSLAHGPPQQGAPIGSIPNLVIGWGRQDRICPPGQSRLALTLFPDAQLHWFSNCGHVPQLDVPAETVALILAVTDGRYERQPQPITATKASAVTEKVVLGLGVAVLLAGLFLTFGKHRLSHT; encoded by the coding sequence ATGACGATGCACTATATCCGGCGTGGGACCGGTAAACCACTCTTACTACTCCATGGCTTGGGGAGTTCCCTGAAGGTTTGGGATCTCATTGTGAATGAGTTGGCTACCCAGCGGGATGTAATTGCGCTGGATTTGCCTGGTTTCGGTCAGTCACCGGCTCTACCGGGTGAGGTTTCCATTCCTACCCTAGCCGATGCAGTAACCGACTTTTTGACCCAACACCAACTGCTGGGCATCGATGCGGTGGGCAATTCGATGGGCGCGCGGCTAGTGCTTGAGCTAGGCCGCCGAGGTCAGGTGGTTGGTTCGGTTGTAGCGCTGGATCCTGGTGGGTTTTGGCAAGGCTGGCAGGTCGCCTATTTCTATCACTCGGTTCGGCTATCGGCTCAATTATCCAGGCTCATCCAGCCCATCCTACCGCCTCTGGTCAACAATCCCCTGAGCCGAACGGTGCTGTTCGCTCAATTTTCGGCTCATCCCTGGACGATCCCATCCCAAGTAGCACTTCATGAATTTCGGGAGTTTTTACCGACCCCCAGCTTTACCAGGTTACTGGATAGTCTGGCCCATGGCCCTCCCCAGCAGGGGGCACCGATTGGCTCTATCCCGAATCTGGTCATTGGCTGGGGCCGACAGGACCGTATTTGTCCACCTGGTCAATCACGGCTAGCCCTGACGTTGTTTCCTGACGCTCAGCTACACTGGTTTTCGAATTGTGGGCACGTTCCGCAATTGGATGTGCCGGCAGAAACGGTGGCGCTTATTCTGGCCGTAACGGATGGCCGCTATGAACGACAACCTCAACCGATCACGGCGACGAAAGCGTCAGCGGTTACAGAAAAAGTTGTTCTTGGGTTAGGTGTTGCGGTGCTGTTAGCGGGCCTGTTTCTCACCTTTGGTAAGCACAGATTAAGTCACACCTGA
- a CDS encoding ImmA/IrrE family metallo-endopeptidase, whose product MTQKASAFDLTYKDALLAELKKLFLGKNVLDKLPTVLQKYGILLIVRSKPDHAPLDGAAFWSKDNPVIALTLRYQRYDNLIFTVYHELGHIFLHLCHDKESSFVDSLDDGKDASSQQEDEANEFARNTLVPSERWRQFTLGRSGFTDEAIQQFADSMGVPAPTIWGRLCFEGRMKYSCASVHQKRNQIP is encoded by the coding sequence ATGACTCAAAAAGCGTCCGCCTTTGACCTTACATATAAAGATGCACTACTCGCCGAGTTGAAAAAACTGTTTCTAGGCAAGAACGTACTTGACAAGCTGCCAACCGTATTGCAGAAATATGGTATTCTGTTAATCGTTCGGAGTAAGCCAGACCATGCGCCCTTAGATGGGGCCGCTTTTTGGTCTAAAGACAATCCTGTCATTGCCTTAACGCTACGGTACCAACGGTACGATAACCTAATTTTTACGGTGTACCATGAATTGGGACATATCTTTTTGCACCTCTGTCACGATAAGGAATCGTCCTTTGTAGATAGTCTCGATGATGGCAAAGATGCGTCCAGTCAGCAAGAAGACGAAGCCAACGAATTTGCCCGGAACACACTGGTACCGTCCGAACGATGGCGACAATTTACGCTGGGCCGGAGCGGGTTTACGGATGAGGCCATTCAGCAATTTGCGGATAGTATGGGCGTACCTGCCCCAACCATTTGGGGGCGGCTCTGTTTCGAGGGGCGAATGAAGTATTCCTGCGCGTCCGTGCATCAGAAACGTAACCAGATTCCCTAA